From Aedes albopictus strain Foshan chromosome 1, AalbF5, whole genome shotgun sequence, one genomic window encodes:
- the LOC134285457 gene encoding CLIP domain-containing serine protease B8-like translates to MSQIWFLALLVVIGKTSSHAETNVVDYSCDVPHELEKGVCVSEQECPAFTNITNGDTLGSASRLSFVKALQCALDDEEPGICCPSSGAYRNPELTANTKRERVPKGPSLLRFGAHDNCGSQTPYVPKVYGRIAEIDDFPWAALLIYRGGRQGCGGVLISRNFVVTAAHCLTGPSYDRHGPL, encoded by the exons ATGTCGCAAATTTGGTTTCTAGCGCTGTTGGTGGTGATCGGCAAAACATCTTCCCATGCAG AAACAAACGTAGTGGACTACAGTTGCGATGTTCCTCATGAATTGGAAAAAGGCGTTTGCGTCAGCGAGCAGGAGTGTCCAGCGTTTACAAATATCACGAATGGAGACACTCTGGGTTCAGCTAGTCGATTAAGCTTTGTGAAAGCCTTACAGTGTGCACTGGATGACGAGGAGCCAGGAATCTGTTGTCCAAGCAGTGGTGCATATAGAAATCCTGAACTGACAGCGAATACTAAAAGAGAACGAGTGCCAAAAGGCCCCTCATTGCTCCGGTTCGGGGCACACGACAATTGCGGTAGTCAGACACCGTATGTGCCCAAAGTGTATGGACGTATAGCTGAGATCGATGATTTCCCATGGGCTGCCCTGCTAATCTACCGGGGTGGTCGTCAAGGTTGCGGAGGAGTTCTGATCAGCAGAAACTTTGTAGTTACGGCTGCGCATTGTCTAACTGGACCGAGCTACGATAGACATGGACCACTGTGA